The genomic region CGAACACCTCCACCGGAGCGGTCACGTCCAACAGCCGTACACCCTCATAGGCCACCACCACGATGGCGCGTCGTCTCATACGGGCGAGCCTAGCCACCACCGATGTCCGAATTTGCGGGGTCGGTGTCCACAAGGACATCGTCGGCGCGCCCGCGCCCCTGCCAGGATCGAACCCGCCGAACCCCCGCACGAGGAGACCGCCATGACGCGCCCGCCCCTGCCGCCCTTCACCGAAGCCGACGCCCGCACCAAGGTCCAGGCCGCCGAGGACGCCTGGAACACCCGCGACCCCCACAAGGTGTCACTGGCCTACACACCCGACTCCCAGTGGCGCAACCGCGACCGCTTCCTCACCGGACGCGACCAGATCCGCGCCTTCCTCACCGACAAGTGGCAGCGCGAACTCGACTACGCCCTGCGCAAGGAACTGTGGGCCTTCGGCGAGGACCGCATCGCCGTGCGCTTCCAGTACGAATGGCACGACGACCAGGGCCGGTGGTGGCGCAGCTACGGCAACGAACTCTGGGAGTTCGACGCCCAGGGACTGATGCGCCGCCGCGAGGCCAGCATCAACGACGTGTCCATCACCGCCGACGAACGCCGCATCCACGGCCCCCGCCCGCCCCACGAGCACGGCGTCCCCTTCCCCCTGGCCTGAACCACCCCCACGGGGGCTCAGCCGCGAGCGGCGGT from Nocardiopsis aegyptia harbors:
- a CDS encoding nuclear transport factor 2 family protein, translated to MTRPPLPPFTEADARTKVQAAEDAWNTRDPHKVSLAYTPDSQWRNRDRFLTGRDQIRAFLTDKWQRELDYALRKELWAFGEDRIAVRFQYEWHDDQGRWWRSYGNELWEFDAQGLMRRREASINDVSITADERRIHGPRPPHEHGVPFPLA